A window of the Narcine bancroftii isolate sNarBan1 chromosome 4, sNarBan1.hap1, whole genome shotgun sequence genome harbors these coding sequences:
- the LOC138761128 gene encoding transmembrane protein 248-like isoform X2, which produces MTIQHVWENVKHFVIHRAPLVVFILCISSLGITFFSLGIYIQSHEITNPDVPQVWNTVLQSLSKLKFCPTKNESSEALPALVGHGSIRRRPDPDPLAHITTRQPLTTIVSTPGVPDTFSLLVPMAFDIKDPVKRLYNKVTYLHADVTGHLLGLGDSKAKELINIMLTSPWLPEHDLSQENSTDARRYLSCITMTAAAHVLPQARYLPSCNLENLTDSSLYLTTLAENSGKAFSQGHSQNVQCYIAQFKSEPKFTILLSKEDRILCSQHLLNSSYILIPLAFVIFCVSVVAEMRKQLRHKAINLHKVQTLEF; this is translated from the exons ATGACAATTCAACACGTGTGGGAGAATGTGAAGCATTTTGTTATCCACCGGGCACCACTGGTTGTGTTTATTTTGTGCATCAGCTCTCTGGGCATCACTTTCTTCAGCCTAGGCATCTATATTCAGTCACATGAAATCACAAATCCTGATGTGCCTCAG GTCTGGAATACAGTCCTGCAATCTCTCAGTAAACTGAAATTCTGTCCAACTAAAAATGAAAGCTCAGAAGCTTTACCTGCCCTTGTTGGGCATGGTTCTATAAGGAGGCGACCAGACCCAGATCCATTAGCGCATATTACAACACGGCAGCCTTTGACCACCATTGTTTCTACACCAGGTGTACCAGACACTTTCTCTCTACTCGTACCAATGGCATTTGACATAAAGGATCCAGTAAAAAGACTTTATAACAAAGTAACTTATCTCCATGCTGATGTCACTGGACATCTGCTGGGGTTAGGAG ATTCTAAAGCAAAGGAGTTGATTAATATCATGCTGACTTCACCATGGTTACCTGAACATGATCTTTCacaagaaaattccacagatgccAGGAGATATCTTAGCTGTATCACAATGACTGCAGCTGCACATGTCCTGCCCCAGGCAAG ATATTTGCCTTCCTGTAACTTGGAGAATCTCACTGATTCATCTTTGTACCTCACCACATTGGCAGAGAATTCAGGGAAGGCATTCTCACAAGGTCACAGTCAAAATGTTCAGTGCTACATAGCACAGTTCAAGTCTGAACCCAAGTTTACCATTCTGCTGTCAAag GAGGACCGTATTCTTTGCAGTCAGCATTTACTGAACTCCAGTTATATTCTAATTCCACTGGCTTTTGTTATCTTCTGTGTATCTGTGGTAGCTGAGATGCGAAAGCAGCTGAGGCACAAAGCAATAAACCTACATAAG GTCCAAACTCTGGAATTTTAA
- the LOC138761128 gene encoding transmembrane protein 248-like isoform X1 encodes MTIQHVWENVKHFVIHRAPLVVFILCISSLGITFFSLGIYIQSHEITNPDVPQVWNTVLQSLSKLKFCPTKNESSEALPALVGHGSIRRRPDPDPLAHITTRQPLTTIVSTPGVPDTFSLLVPMAFDIKDPVKRLYNKVTYLHADVTGHLLGLGDSKAKELINIMLTSPWLPEHDLSQENSTDARRYLSCITMTAAAHVLPQARYLPSCNLENLTDSSLYLTTLAENSGKAFSQGHSQNVQCYIAQFKSEPKFTILLSKEDRILCSQHLLNSSYILIPLAFVIFCVSVVAEMRKQLRHKAINLHKVFDVYNIHSKRECWARGSQKFMAQFDILLQVQTLEF; translated from the exons ATGACAATTCAACACGTGTGGGAGAATGTGAAGCATTTTGTTATCCACCGGGCACCACTGGTTGTGTTTATTTTGTGCATCAGCTCTCTGGGCATCACTTTCTTCAGCCTAGGCATCTATATTCAGTCACATGAAATCACAAATCCTGATGTGCCTCAG GTCTGGAATACAGTCCTGCAATCTCTCAGTAAACTGAAATTCTGTCCAACTAAAAATGAAAGCTCAGAAGCTTTACCTGCCCTTGTTGGGCATGGTTCTATAAGGAGGCGACCAGACCCAGATCCATTAGCGCATATTACAACACGGCAGCCTTTGACCACCATTGTTTCTACACCAGGTGTACCAGACACTTTCTCTCTACTCGTACCAATGGCATTTGACATAAAGGATCCAGTAAAAAGACTTTATAACAAAGTAACTTATCTCCATGCTGATGTCACTGGACATCTGCTGGGGTTAGGAG ATTCTAAAGCAAAGGAGTTGATTAATATCATGCTGACTTCACCATGGTTACCTGAACATGATCTTTCacaagaaaattccacagatgccAGGAGATATCTTAGCTGTATCACAATGACTGCAGCTGCACATGTCCTGCCCCAGGCAAG ATATTTGCCTTCCTGTAACTTGGAGAATCTCACTGATTCATCTTTGTACCTCACCACATTGGCAGAGAATTCAGGGAAGGCATTCTCACAAGGTCACAGTCAAAATGTTCAGTGCTACATAGCACAGTTCAAGTCTGAACCCAAGTTTACCATTCTGCTGTCAAag GAGGACCGTATTCTTTGCAGTCAGCATTTACTGAACTCCAGTTATATTCTAATTCCACTGGCTTTTGTTATCTTCTGTGTATCTGTGGTAGCTGAGATGCGAAAGCAGCTGAGGCACAAAGCAATAAACCTACATAAG GTCTTTGATGTGTATAACATACATAGCAAGAGAGAATGCTGGGCACGTGGATCACAAAAGTTCATGGCTCAGTTTGACATTCTTTTGCAG GTCCAAACTCTGGAATTTTAA